One window of the Ureibacillus sp. FSL W7-1570 genome contains the following:
- a CDS encoding GntR family transcriptional regulator, whose protein sequence is MIIRIEPESEIPIYIQLTNQIIEGIAKGELKPGESLPSVRTFAADLGVNMHTVNKSYHELEKKGIIEIVPKSGAVIKSHPRVDQNTYDRLYESLKPQIAEGLVLGLTGEELVELVGKIIGEMKKSP, encoded by the coding sequence ATGATAATCCGAATTGAGCCGGAATCAGAAATTCCTATCTATATTCAACTGACAAACCAGATTATCGAAGGAATAGCAAAGGGTGAATTAAAACCGGGAGAATCCCTGCCTTCCGTCCGCACCTTTGCAGCGGACTTAGGTGTGAATATGCACACGGTCAATAAAAGTTATCATGAATTGGAAAAAAAGGGGATCATCGAAATTGTTCCCAAGTCAGGTGCCGTCATCAAAAGTCATCCCCGTGTGGATCAAAACACTTATGACAGGCTTTATGAGAGCTTGAAGCCTCAAATCGCGGAAGGCCTTGTATTGGGATTGACCGGCGAAGAATTGGTGGAACTGGTTGGGAAAATTATTGGCGAGATGAAAAAAAGTCCTTAA